A stretch of the Panicum virgatum strain AP13 chromosome 9N, P.virgatum_v5, whole genome shotgun sequence genome encodes the following:
- the LOC120692327 gene encoding uncharacterized protein LOC120692327 isoform X3, translating into MLPLPILAQNTSLHDFLDSYLQFRHRWYDLPHRSPKGAVAGLVVGELELCRRVFMVLYRISSNKDPGAGRVESLSMKEHTALLMEKKLLDLPKLLDICAIYEHDNNKLTSSLVTNTINVQPNDLDGINIVIPQFLSIFHTMHDRCMTSLQVLTSTGSIDNGHVQLHKDFLEVLDFINDAIVTLDSFVGAYQPAALLFCTNFEMNYGVEELLNALSRLYDSLLPSLLQGFKVISKFHSNGEASPDSMLSDTALGIRMLSMRTVRFGWRLLHYCYLNDQLKEHDAQTSTKMFPANVEDPMIRGDILVQTLKDINREATYSSQLNHGDTFLQSLEKEFQLMSQIHNIRNKGWIYMDDEQFQFISRLCGSKTWNSIPDLPVSSHGGELQQRDEEMAMVESKISQIRDLFPDYGKGFLAACLEAYNLNPEEVIQRILEGTLHQDLLALDTSLEEMPQKKLAPTTVKDKGKGLLVETAPQITAKPHKVAQARYIVQDGPSSATSSASQGPSSANSSTSQGPSSANSSASQGPSSANSSALQGPSSAISSASQGPSSAVSSESQRSSAMSSVSSVPQGRFTRKANDDLPDTAIMDSKNAKDAVRSVILDSQYEYEDEYDDSFDDLGFSVVESSYEETDGTNDTDTSSHGPRWSSQKKPQFYVKDGKNYSYKVAGSVAVSSAREAAVMRQTQKDTIYGLGRGGNVPFGVPNRQHIDEEEVDVANNYGRGVSNPRGQGRRGGRGQGRPLEENENPSGQGYGRAGKRGGWNQVSMAEENGSFNGQQGFGRGGRRGGSNQGSPPEEDANSLGRQQGFGRGARRGGRNHDHSAEDNEDHDPAHGFARGGPAPRGGGPGRGGGRNHHRRDRAMKKHMQGLTGL; encoded by the exons TGGCACAGAATACTTCTTTGCATGATTTCCTGGATAGTTATCTACAGTTCAGGCACAGGTGGTATGATTTGCCACACCGGAGCCCAAAGGGGGCAGTAGCAGGTTTGGTTGTTGGGGAGCTTGAGCTTTGCCGTCGTGTCTTTATGGTCCTCTACCGCAT ATCCTCAAACAAGGATCCTGGAGCAGGTCGTGTTGAGTCCCTTAGTATGAAGGAACATACAG CCCTTCTGATGGAGAAAAAATTGCTTGATCTGCCAAAATTGTTGGATATATGTGCTATATATGAGCATGACAACAACAAGTTAACAAGTTCACTG GTTACAAATACTATTAATGTGCAGCCAAATGATCTGGATGGCATTAATATTGTCATTCCCCAGTTCCTTAGCATTTTCCACACGATGCATGATAGGTGCATGACATCTTTACAG GTGCTCACTTCAACTGGATCAATTGATAATGGGCATGTTCAACTTCATAAAGATTTCTTGGAG GTGTTAGATTTTATAAATGATGCAATTGTTACTCTGGATTCCTTTGTTGGTGCTTATCAACCTGCTGCTTTATTGTTCTGTACTAATTTTGAAATGAA CTATGGCGTTGAGGAATTACTGAATGCCCTTTCAAGATTGTATGATTCATTATTACCATCATTGCTTCAGGGTTTTAAAGTTATATCCAAGTTTCATAGCAATGGAGAGGCATCACCTGACAGCATGCTTAGTGACACTGCTCTTGGTATAAGGATGTTATCAATGAGAACAGTCAGATTTGGTTGGAGATTATTGCACTACTGCTATTTAAATGATCAACTTAAGGAGCATGATGCTCAAACTTCTACTAAGATGTTTCCAGCTAATGTTGAAGACCCTATGATCAGGGGAGATATCTTGGTTCAAACACTCAAAGATATAAATAGAGAAGCCACTTACTCTTCTCAACTGAACCATGGAGATACTTTCCTCCAATCACTTGAAAAGGAATTTCAGTTAATGAGTCAGATTCATAACATTCGGAACAAAG GATGGATTTACATGGATGATGAGCAATTCCAGTTCATATCACGTTTGTGTGGATCTAAAACTTGGAATAGTATACCTGACCTGCCAGTCTCTTCTCATGGTGGTGAATTGCAACAAAGGGATGAGGAAATGGCAATGGTTGAGTCCAAGATTAGTCAGATAAGGGACCTTTTTCCTGATTATGGGAAGGGTTTCCTTGCTGCTTGCCTGGAAGCCTACAACCTGAACCCTGAGGAAGTTATTCAAAGGATATTAGAAGGAACACTTCATCAAGATCTTCTAGCTCTGGATACTTCATTAGAAGAGATGCCGCAGAAAAAACTCGCACCAACTACTGTAAAAGATAAAGGAAAGGGTTTATTGGTGGAGACTGCGCCTCAAATTACAGCGAAACCACATAAAGTTGCTCAGGCACGTTACATtgttcaagatggtccatcttctgcAACTTCATCAGCATCTCAGGGCCCATCTTCTGCAAATTCATCAACATCACAGGGCCCATCTTCTGCAAATTCATCAGCATCACAGGGCCCATCTTCTGCAAATTCATCAGCATTACAGGGCCCATCTTCTGCAATTTCATCAGCATCACAGGGCCCATCTTCTGCAGTTTCATCAGAATCCCAGAGATCTTCTGCAATGTCATCTGTATCATCTGTCCCACAAGGTAGATTTACGAGGAAGGCCAATGATGATTTGCCTGACACTGCAATTATGGACTCGAAAAATGCTAAAGATGCTGTTAGATCTGTTATCCTTGACTCCCAATATGAATATGAGGACGAGTATGATGATTCATTTGATGATCTTGGCTTCAGTGTGGTAGAGTCAAGTTATGAGGAAACTGATGGTACTAATGATACCGACACTTCATCACACGGCCCAAGATGGAGTTCACAGAAGAAACCGCAGTTTTATGTCAAGGACGGGAAGAATTACAGTTATAAGGTTGCTGGTTCAGTTGCTGTATCCAGTGCTCGAGAAGCAGCTGTCATGAGGCAAACTCAAAAAGATACAATCTATGGTCTTGGCCGTGGTGGAAATGTTCCTTTTGGTGTTCCTAATAGGCAACATATAGATGAGGAGGAGGTTGATGTTGCAAACAATTACGGCAGAGGAGTTTCAAATCCCCGTGGCCAAGGAAGAAGGGGTGGTAGGGGTCAGGGAAGGCCTCTAGAGGAGAATGAGAACCCCAGTGGACAAGGATATGGCCGCGCTGGTAAAAGAGGGGGCTGGAATCAAGTTAGCATGGCTGAGGAAAATGGGAGCTTTAATGGTCAACAAGGATTTGGCCGTGGTGGTAGAAGAGGGGGCTCAAATCAGGGCAGTCCACCTGAGGAAGATGCCAACTCTCTAGGCAGACAACAAGGTTTTGGCCGTGGCGCAAGACGAGGGGGAAGGAACCATGACCATTCAGCGGAGGACAATGAAGATCATGATCCAGCACACGGCTTTGCTCGAGGTGGGCCAGCACCCAGGGGTGGTGGCCCTGGAAGGGGAGGTGGCCGGAATCATCACAGGAGAGATCGGGCAATGAAGAAGCATATGCAAGGATTGACAGGGCTTTAG
- the LOC120689354 gene encoding uncharacterized protein LOC120689354, which translates to MSDLIKLVGAFLASPRRESSVRTLSLRVRLITNLLLDIGKLVCNSVDSGKLKNLELEIPTVKNIYDSDETDMREHAHSLMFFFDSSPRLFGCLTKLFLYNASFTEPDMHRLLLSCEQLQNLKLHDCDIGYLSVLKMDLPNSKLRALQLVSCSFERVQLIRLPKLVQLHCKHWNSETFPVSFNFVPCLDEVKFCTATSDDTRFKITELLGDTANVQVLTLNFHGGKISIVPEGKELQNSFKTLRKLFLHGIDVELDLLWTLVLLESAPSVQIFGIKVWNHICGKDTQRRKMCPERTTGSWSTTKLGDATSFLQLKRLEFGGFKQVKEHLDLIRAVIKRAPNLETLLLEDKKYCQKCEAVTNSVCSSKTSTFLKNEEDIMCSLSDAAHPSGIRLVV; encoded by the exons ATGTCAGATCTAATTAAACTGGTGGGCGCCTTCTTGGCTTCCCCCAGGAGAGAAAGCAGCGTCAGAACATTGAGCCTTAGGGTCCGCTTGATCACCAATCTCTTGTTGGACATTGGGAAACTAGTTTGCAATTCTGTCGACAGTGGTAAACTGAAGAACTTGGAGCTTGAGATTCCAACTGTGAAGAACATTTATGATTCTGATGAAACGGATATGCGGGAGCATGCGCACAGCCTGATGTTCTTTTTCGACTCATCTCCTCGCctatttggttgcctaacaaaaCTCTTTTTGTATAATGCGAGTTTCACGGAACCAGACATGCACCGCCTTTTACTTAGCTGTGAGCAACTACAAAATCTTAAACTCCATGATTGTGATATTGGATATTTATCAGTACTGAAGATGGATCTACCGAACTCAAAACTGCGTGCACTCCAACTCGTTTCATGCAGTTTTGAGAGGGTTCAGTTAATCCGCCTTCCGAAATTGGTTCAGCTACACTGTAAACATTGGAATTCGGAAACTTTTCCTGTTtctttcaattttgttccttgcCTTGATGAAGTAAAATTCTGCACTGCAACAAGTGATGACACAAGATTCAAGATAACTGAACTTCTAGGTGATACGGCAAATGTGCAGGTTCTTACTTTGAATTTCCACGGAGGAAAG ATTTCGATTGTACCAGAAGGAAAAGAACTTCAAAATTCCTTCAAGACACTAAGGAAGCTATTCCTACATGGGATCGATGTGGAATTGGATCTCTTATGGACACTAGTCCTACTTGAGTCTGCACCATCCGTCCAAATATTTGGTATCAAG GTATGGAACCATATTTGCGGAAAGGACACACAGAGGAGAAAAATGTGTCCTGAAAGAACAACTGGTTCTTGGAGCACTACAAAGCTTGGTGACGCGACATCTTTCTTGCAATTAAAAAGGCTTGAGTTTGGTGGATTCAAGCAAGTAAAGGAGCATTTGGATCTTATTAGAGCTGTCATCAAGCGTGCTCCCAACTTGGAGACTCTTCTTTTAGAAGACAAAAAATACTGCCAGAAATGTGAAGCAGTTACTAACTCAGTTTGTTCTTCAAAGACATCAACGTTTTTGAAGAATGAGGAAGACATAATG TGTTCACTTTCTGACGCTGCGCACCCATCAGGCATCAGGCTTGTTGTTTGA